CGCTCTCTAATAAAATGTGTGTACAGATTACAGGATTATCTGCTGCAGTTTAAACCATCAACATGATTCACTTGGTCTCAGTCCAGACCCCAGATCAGCTTCATCACCGGCgcgaggaagagagacaggaaggaaaGGTGGGCAAGGATTCAGGAGACAGGGAAGGATGAGGTGACAGCAGCAGGGTTATCTCCTCTCACTCTGGTAGTCTGTGGACAGTTTAAACCTGACTTTAAAGGACGGAGGAGCCAACACACGCTGATCTGGAATCAGAAGATGCATCCGTCCAACCGGAGGAGGCCGAACGCCGCTCTGCAAGCAGCGACGTTCACCTGCAGGTTTGTAGAATGAATTCTCCAGAACGAGTCTCACCTCACAGCCGGGAAACATTGAGCCAAAAGTTAAAAGACAGATACTCGTTTGACTGGATGGAGTTATTCTGATGGGAGATTAAGATAAGTTCAGGTTCAGTAAAAAGTTTGACAAGAAAATATTTTACTGCAcgtttttatagtttttatgtTACGGCTTGAATGTGTTACAATAAGTTTAATgttattaaatcatttatttattttcataataataatttattccTTGACATTTTGACTTTAATAGGGAAATATAAGATTAATACTTTTTCTGTAGTTCCCCAGATCAAGCAGAagtactttagtaaaagtataATTATACCACTGTGTAGAAATActacaaattaaatacaatcaAAATGTTACTAGTATCAGCATCAAAGTACACGTACCAACAATAATAGTGCTCATACTGCACcataatatgtattataatatagtatcatatttatttatctatgcTTTTACTGTTAGGCACATTTGAATGACTTTATATACTGCTAGTAGTTTAtagtttaatttataataatactttttgttattttatttatttatttttagggaGACATGGATCAAAATCACTGTCATTAATCCAGAATTCATTGTTAAATTAACCAATAAAACAACTATAAAACCCACcacatgcaaataaataaataaaactattttattattattttattatagagACATGAAATAGCTGAAGAAGAAATGTGTGCTGCTGGTTTCATCTTTCAAAAAGCTCGGAGGCGACCGGATTACAGAAAGCAAGTTGAGTCCAAATGATCCTCAGTGAACACGTGAGATTAGAGCCGGAATAAATCCTCTGATTCCTCCATAAGTTGGTTTATGAACGGAGGTTTCATCACGAGTCAAGAGTTAACCTGGGATTCACCTTCCAGCAGCTTCAGAGGCGCTAGAGGTTAAAGCTGTGGTGACATCCCTCATCGGGACgcccagaaaaacaacaacacgtttACTATTTACactaaaactatttattttgttactaTTATTAAGAATAAAACCCATTTAAAGATGACTCCATGACTACGTGGTCAATGGAAAGCTGCAGGAACGAGTCCTGAAAGCAACCGCCGGTTCTGAGGAGTGGATCCAAagtttagtaaatgatggtcattgagagtcaaacagaccataaagcaggggatgctttagggcggagctacagggtgattgacagggtAAGTTAGTTGTCTAAAaataactagtagtttagttgtttaaacctaactaatagtttagttatttaaacctaactgaatagtttagttgtttaaacctaactagtagtttagttgtttaaacctaactagtagtttagttgtctaaacctaactagtagtttagttgtttaaacctaactagtagtttagttatttaaacctaactaagtagtttagttgtctaaacctaactagtagtttagttgtttaaacctaactaagtagtttagttgtttaaacctaactagtagtttagttgtttaaacctaactagtagtttagttgtctaaacctaactagtagtttagttgtttaaacctaactagtagtttagttatttaaacctaactaagtagtttagttgtctaaaccaaACTAGTactttagttgtttaaacctaactagtagtttagttgtctaaacctaactagtagtttagttatttaaacctaactgaatagtttagttgtctaaacctaactagttgtttagttgtttaaacctaactagtagtttagttgtttaaacctaactagtaatttaattgtttaaacctaactaagtagtttagttgtttaaacctaactgaatagtttagttgtctaaacctaactagtcgtttagttgtttaaacctaacttagtagtttagttgtttaaacctaactaagtagtttagttatttaaacctaactagtagtttagttatttaaacctaactaagtagtttagttatttaaacctaactaagtagtttagttgtttaaacctaactagtagtttagttgtctaaacctaactagtagtttagttgtttaaacctaactaagtagtttagttgtttaaacctaactagtagtttagttgtttaaacctaactagtagtttagttgtctaaacctaactagtagtttagttgtttaaacctaactaagtagtttagttgtttaaacctaactagtagtttagttatttaaacctaactaagtagtttagttgtctaaaccaaACTAGTactttagttgtttaaacctaactagtagtttagttgtctaaacctaactagtagtttagttatttaaacctaactgaatagtttagttgtctaaacctaactagttgtttagttgtttaaacctaactagtagtttagttgtttaaacctaactagtaatttaattgtttaaacctaactaagtagtttagttgtttaaacctaactgaatagtttagttgtctaaacctaactagtcgtttagttgtttaaacctaacttagtagtttagttgtttaaacctaactagtagtttagttatttaaacctaactaagtagtttagttatttaaacctaactagtagtttagttgtctaaacctaactagtagtttagttatttaaacctaactattaatttagttgtctaaacctaactagtagtttagttatttaaacctaactagtagtttagttatttaaacctaactaagtagtttagttatttaaacctaactaagtagtttagttatttaaacctaactagtagtttagttatttaaacctaactaagtagtttagttatttaaacctaactagtagtttagttatttaaacctaactaagtagtttagttatttaaacctaactaatagtttagttatttaaacctaactaagtagtttagttatttaaacctaactagtagtttagttatttaaacctaactaagtagtttagttatttaaacctaactagtagtttagttatttaaacctaactaagtagtttagttatttaaacctaactaagtagtttagttatttaaacctaactagtagtttagttatttaaacctaactaagtagtttagttatttaaacctaactagtagtttagttatttaaacctaactagtagtttagttatttaaacctaactaagtagtttagttatttaaacctaactagtagtttagttatttaaacctaactaagtagtttagttatttaaacctaactagtagtttagttatttaaacctaactaagtagtttagttatttaaacctaactcttTCAGCGTCACTAAACTTTCCTCAGGCCCTGATCTCAGATaaatcccagaatgcatcacaACGTTTAAGTTCTGCTCTGATCAGCTGTTGTTCCACAGCCGGGCGGCCCGTtctgcggaggaggaaccggtTCCCTCGAGGCCCCGGTTCCACCTGGACCTCTGGCTCGGCTTCACCGCACACAGCTGGATCCTGGACGTGGGCCGGACCCTGCTCACGGTAAAAGAAGAATTCacttatttattagtttttttcagtTGTTCAGACTGTTAATTTCCTCTTAAAACTTTCTCTCtgggtttttatttgtattttattgtcatattgtagaataaataaattaaataattatttgaaatAGTTCATATTAAATCTTCaatgtatttcttttcattCGCAGCTCGTCCTTCCAGAAGACTGGACCCCTCTGAACCGCCCGGGAGCTGCAGAGtacctccacttcctgttcaacATCAGcacccccctgctgctgctcagagtaacacacacacacacacacacacacgcatgtacacacacacgcacgcacacacacatacacactcacacacgcacacacacatacacactcacacacgcacacacgcatgtacacacacacgcacgcacacacacatacacactcacacacacacacacacacacacacacgcacacacacgcatgtaaacacacacgcacacacacatacacactcacacacacacacacacgcatgtacacacacacacgcacacacgcatgtacacacacacgcacgcacaaacacacatacacactcacacacacacacacacacacacacgcacacacacgcatgtacacacacacgcacgcacacacacatacacactcacacacacacacacacgcatgtacacacacacacacatacacactcacacacacacacacacacacacacgcacacacacgcatgtacacacacacacacgcacacacacatacacacacatacacacacacacacacacacagtaacactgacacacacactcacacacgcacacacatacagacacatacacacacacacacgcacacacacacacacacacacacacacagtaacactgacacacacactcacacacgcacacagacacacactcacatacaatCGGGTGTTTCAGATGCTTGAACGCACCCCCAGGGCGTTGCCCCCCACCGCCGTCCACCTCGGCATCATTGCCGTCGTCATGGGGACCAGCCTCCACCTGACGGCGGACTCCGTCACCCGGCGGctgcttctgattggctaccAGCTGCACCTGTCGGTCCGAGAGAACCCCGTGATGAGGAGCCTGCAGCCGCCCTCGTTGGTGCGTTTATTCTTCATTTAAGTCACAGTTTTGTTCCTTGAGGGAAATGAAGAAGTGAATAAGATCAATGCGCCGCTGCATAAACTAAATACATTAATATCATACGTACTAAAAGCTCATATAACTTAAATAATAACTCACATTTCGTCTTAATTCATGAAATAAATCGACCAGGCAGACGAGGCCCTTCATCATCCTGCGCcttatatttattgatttatatttgtactgtctctttaaataaatgttacttTCATAATTATATTCCCCTCCTGATGAAAGAGGTCATTCTGTGTTATAGATCGATGCCTTTGAGCTCCTGTGTTACTGCGACGAGACTCTGGGCCATCTGATGTGGTGAGGACcttactggtttcactggtttatctggttctactggtttcactggtttcactggtttatctggttctactggtttatCTGGgtctactggtttcactggtttatctggttctactggtttatctggttctactggtttcactggtttcactggtttatctggttctactggtttatctggttctactggtttcactggtttcactggtttatctggttctactggtttatCTGGgtctactggtttcactggtttcactggtttatctggttctactggtttatCTGGgtctactggtttcactggtttatctggttctactggtttatctggttctactggtttcactggtttcactggtttatctggttctactggtttatCTGGgtctactggtttcactggtttatctggtttcactggtttatctggttctactggtttcactggtttcactggtttatctggttctactggtttatCTGGgtctactggtttcactggtttatctggttctactggtttcactggtttatctggtttatctggtttatctggttctactggtttcactggtttatctggttctactggtttcactggtttatctggttctactggttctactggtttcactggtttatctggttctactggtttcactggtttcactggtttatctggttctactggtttcactggtttatctggtttatctggttctactggtttcactggtttatctggtttATCTGGgtctactggtttcactggtttatctggttctactggtttcactggtttatctggtttcactggtttatctggttctactggtttcactggtttatctgggtctactggtttcactggtttcactggtttatctggttctactggtttcactggtttatctggtttatctggttctactggtttcactggtttatctggtttatctggtttatctggttcttctggtttcactggtttatctggttctactggtttcactggtttatctggttctactggtttcactggtttatctggtttcactggtttatctggttctactggtttcactggtttatctggttctactggtttcactggtttatctggttccactggtttcactggttccactggtttcactggtttatctggttctactggtttcactggtttatctggttctactggtttcactggtttatctgggtctactggtttcactggtttaactggtttatctggttctactggtttcactggtttaactggtttatctggttctactggtttcactggtttaactggtttaTCTAgttctactggtttcactggtttatctggtttcactggtttcactggtttcactggtttatctggtttcactggtttatctggttctactggtttcactggtttatctggtttAACTGGAttatctggttctactggtttcactggtttcactggtttatctggttctactggtttcactggtttaactggtttatctggttctactggtttcactggtttaactggtttaactggtttatctggttctactggtttcactggtttaactggtttaTCTAgttctactggtttcactggtttcactggtttcactggtttatctggttctactggtttaactggtttatctggttctactggtttcactggtttaactggtttatctggttctactggtttcactggtttaactggtttaactggtttatctggttctactggtttaactggtttaTCTTgttctactggtttcactggtttatctggttatactggtttcactggtttaactggtttatctggttctactggtttcactggtttcactggtttatctggttctactggtttcactggtttatctggttctactggtttcactggtttcactggtttatctggttctactggtttcactggtttaactggtttatctggttctactggtttcactggtttatctggttctactggtttcactggtttcactggtttatctggttctactggtttcactggtttaactggtttatctggttctactggtttcactggttctactggttctactggtgtcaTTTATATCACTGTACAATTATGTAAACCtatctcattgtctctccttgtctctcattgtctctcattgtctctccttgtttctcattgtgtctcattgtctctcattgtctctccttgtgtctcattgtctctcattgtctctccttgtttctcattgtctctccttgtttctcattgtgtctctttgtgtctcattgtctctccttgtctctcattgtctctccttgtgtctcattgtctctcattgattctccttgtctctccttgtgtctcattgtctctcattgtctctccttgtctctcattgtctctccttgtctctccttgtttctcattgtgtctcattgtctctccttgtttctcattgtctctcattgtctctccttgtgtctcattgtctctcattgtttatccttgtctctccttgtgtctcattgtctctccttgtttctctttgtgtctcattgtctccccttgtttctcattgtctctcattgtctctccttgtgtctcattgtctcttattgtttctccttgtctctccttgtgtctcattgtctctcattgtctccccttgtgtctcattgtctctccttgtttctcattgtgtctcattgtctctcattgtatctccttgtgtctcattgtctctccttgtctctccttgtgtctcattgtctctcattgtttctcattgtgtctcattgtctctcattgtctctccttgtgtctcattgtctctcattgtttctccttgtctctccttgtgtctcattgtctctcattgtctctccttgtgtctcattgtctctccttgtctctcattgtctctccttgtttctcattgtgtctcattgtctctcattgtctctccttgtttctcattgtgtctcattgtctttccttgtctctccttgtctctccttttgtctcattgtctctcattgtctctccttgtctctccttgtgtctcattgtctctcattgtctctccttgtttctcattgtgtctcattgtctctcattgtctctccttgtgtctcattgtctctccttgtctctccttgtgtctcattgtctctcattgtttctccttgtctctccttgtgtctcattgtctctcattttgtctcattgtctctccttgtttctccttgtctctccttgtttctcattgtctctcattaactctccttgtctctccttgtctcttcttgtgtctcattgtctctcattgtttctccttgtctctccttgtctctccttgtgtctcattgtctctccttgtttctcattgtgtctcattgtctctccttgtgtctcattgtctctccttgtctctccttgtgtctcattgtctctcattgtttctccttgtctctccttgtgtctcattgtctctcattgtctctcattttgtctcattgtctctccttgtttctcattgtctctcattgtctctccttgtctctccttgtgtctcattgtctctcattgtttctccttgtctctccttgtctctccttgtgtctcatcgtctctccttgtttctcattgtgtctcattgtctctccttgtttctcattgtgtctcattgtctctccttgtgtctcattgtctctccttgtttctcattgtctctccttgtttctcattgtctctcattgtctctccttgtctctccttgtgtctcattgtctctccttgtttctctttgtgtctcattgtctctccttgtttctcattgtctctcattgtctctccttgtgtctcattgtctctcattgtttctccttgtctctccttgtgtctcattgtctctcattgtctctccttgtgtctcattgtctctccttttgtctcattgtctctccttgtctctcattgtctctcattgtctctccttgtttctcattgtgtctcattgtctctcattgtctctccttgtgtctcattgtctctcattgtctctccttgtttctcattgtctctccttgtttctcattgtgtctctttgtgtctcattgtctctccttgtctctccttgtctctcattgtctctccttgtgtctcattgtctctcattgattctccttgtctctccttgtgtctcattgtctctcattgtctctccttgtctctcattgtctctccttgtctctccttgtttctcattgtgtctcattgtctctccttgtttctcattgtctctcattgtctctccttgtgtctcattgtctctcattgtttatccttgtctctccttgtgtctcattgtctctccttgtttctctttgtgtctcattgtctctccttgtttctcattgtctctcattgtctctccttgtctctccttgtttctcattgtctctccttgtttctctttgtgtctcattgtctctccttgtttctcattgtctctcct
Above is a genomic segment from Cyclopterus lumpus isolate fCycLum1 chromosome 6, fCycLum1.pri, whole genome shotgun sequence containing:
- the cln6b gene encoding ceroid-lipofuscinosis neuronal protein 6 homolog, whose protein sequence is MHPSNRRRPNAALQAATFTCSRAARSAEEEPVPSRPRFHLDLWLGFTAHSWILDVGRTLLTLVLPEDWTPLNRPGAAEYLHFLFNISTPLLLLRMLERTPRALPPTAVHLGIIAVVMGTSLHLTADSVTRRLLLIGYQLHLSVRENPVMRSLQPPSLIDAFELLCYCDETLGHLMWFVPLFLVLFLFFGGCFRHRRQEDRMPAAAWLLLVPSAAYYWYLVTEGQTFILFIFTFFAMTATVMRQRRRGLVPDANGLFMLYSFSAALVLVAVWVAFLWSDGVLRKKHPGLIYVPQPRAVYTLHLRQDQPAPSDVAGELDFSTFLNVMHLQLQQEAPEQEIMEAMKEP